The following proteins come from a genomic window of Sardina pilchardus chromosome 13, fSarPil1.1, whole genome shotgun sequence:
- the LOC134100250 gene encoding putative glycerol kinase 5: MATRNGFCKKSYIVAVDVGTTGIKCHVYDKEANVRGSSSRKVSPLYPKPGWVEMDPEDLWQSFVAVVKGAVQDAGLHMSQIQSLGISTQRGTFTTWDKNTGVPFHNFISWQDLRGAELTTAWNASFTMKVVHGVSSLLHLVTRQKAFQAASIMVFSPQHVTFRLAWVLLNCPEVQEAVRKGTCCFGTIDTWLLYRLTKGSAYLTDYSNASATGVFDTYQMCWSGLLCSLVSLPLSIFPAVENTGYFFGCTDESIFGVPVPIMSLMADQQAAMFGECCFNKGDVKITMGTGTFMDINTGNEPHTSFTGLYPIVGWKIGSEVTYLAEGNAADTGTAIKWAQELELFSEVTETADMVTALDNSDGVCFVPSFSGLQAPLNDPRACAAFMGLKPSTTKSHLLRAILESVAYRNKQLYDIMMRETRIPITNIRADGGVCSNNFIMQLTADLLGRKIDRPNHFDMSSLGAAFVAGLGSGLWKSQEELKQLRTTERVFVPSSPSRHHATNLRSWERALRRSMHWYSQA; the protein is encoded by the exons ATGGCTACTCGCAATGGATTCTGTAAGAAAAGCTACATTGTGGCTGTTGATGTGGGGACAACGGGAATTAAATGTCACGTGTATGACAAAGAGGCTAATGTTAGAGGATCATCTTCCAGAAAG GTGTCTCCCTTATATCCCAAACCTGGTTGGGTCGAGATGGATCCAGAGGACCTGTGGCAGAGTTTCGTAGCAGTAGTGAAGGGTGCTGttcaag ATGCAGGCCTGCACATGAGTCAGATccaatccctcggcatctccaCTCAGAGGGGGACCTTCACCACCTGGGACAA GAACACAGGAGTGCCCTTTCATAACTTCATCAGCTGGCAGGACCTGCGAGGAGCCGAGCTTACGACCGCGTGGAACGCCTCTTTCACCATGAAG GTGGTCCATGGTGTGTCCTCACTGCTGCACCTGGTCACACGGCAGAAGGCGTTCCAGGCGGCCAGCATCATGGTGTTCTCCCCCCAACACGTGACCTTCCGTCTGGCCTGGGTGCTGCTCAACTGCCCCGAG GTGCAGGAGGCTGTAAGAAAAGGAACCTGCTGTTTCGGGACCATTGATACCTGGCTGCTGTATAGACTTACAAAgg GATCAGCATACCTCACCGACTACTCCAACGCCAGTGCAACCGGAGTGTTCGACACATATCAG ATGTGCTGGAGTGGACTCCTGTGCTCCCTGGTCTCCCTTCCTCTGAGCATCTTCCCTGCAGTAGAGAACACAGG CTATTTCTTTGGCTGTACAGACGAGAGCATCTTTGGCGTGCCTGTTCCCATCATGTCACTG ATGGCAGACCAGCAGGCGGCCATGTTTGGAGAATGCTGCTTCAACAAGGGAGATGTGAAGATCACCATGGGAACAGGGACATTCATGGACATCAACACAGGAAACGAGCCCCACACCTCATTCACAG GCCTGTACCCCATCGTTGGCTGGAAGATCGGGTCCGAGGTGACGTACCTGGCAGAGGGCAACGCTGCGGACACGGGCACTGCCATCAAGTGGGCACAAGAACTGG agctcTTCTCTGAGGTGACGGAGACGGCAGACATGGTGACCGCTCTGGACAACTCTGACGGCGTGTGCTTTGTGCCTTCCTTCAGTGGCCTACAG GCACCTCTGAACGACCCGAGGGCATGCGCTGCATTCATGGGCCTGAAACCCTCCACCACCAAGTCCCACCTGCTGAGGGCCATCCTGGAGTCCGTGGCCTACAG GAACAAACAGCTTTATGACATTATGATGCGTGAAACCAGGATACCCATAACAAATATCAG GGCAGATGGAGGTGTCTGCTCCAACAACTTCATCATGCAGTTGACGGCTGACCTGCTGGGCAGGAAGATCGATCGGCCCAATCACTTTGACATGTCCAGCCTCGGGGCTGCGTTTGTGGCCGGCCTTGGCTCAG gtttGTGGAAGAGCCAGGAGGAGCTGAAGCAGCTGAGGACCACGGAGCGTGTCTTCGTGCCCAGCAGCCCGTCGCGCCACCACGCCACCAACCTGCGCAGCTGGGAGAGGGCACTGCGCCGCTCCATGCACTGGTACAGCCAGGCCTGA